The nucleotide sequence CCTGGTTATTAAGAAGAGTTTCAACAGTTAGAATTAAAATTGATGTGATTTCCATTCACTATTATATACTTGATTGGCAAGTAAAACAAGTATCCTAAACGGGAGTTTTAAATCAATTGAGATATTGAGATATTGAAGATGGTTAACTATATCTAGTTCCGTTTTGGATTGTTTGAGGTCACTAGTTTAATTTTTTTTTGACCGTTTATCCCTGACACTCAAGCGTCAACCGTCAACCGTCAACCTATTAAATTGATTTCAACCTATCGGTTATGAAATATACTTCGGTTTGAACCCCCAGAGTATCCCGAAAATCACTCCCAGCATTTGGAATCATAATGATTTCCTTGAATTTCGGTCAGAGCTTGAGCTAAAGGACACCATTGGATTCACAATAGATGCTTTGATTGGACGCGATCGCATATTGTAAAACTAATCAAAGTTAAACCAGTAACTATAAATATCTTCATAGTATGATTCGTCGTCATCGTTTTCTTCATCCTTACTGATCCACATATTGCTGGTCATCGGTATTTTATCCCTGCTCCAGAATCTCTGTTCGCGTAGCGTGGCCCACGGCCTCTCCTTCCTGCTAACCACAAATTTTGCCAAAATGGCAACCAATTACTAACATGTATGAGTCAATATTGTATAGATCCAAGTTGTAAGCATTCAGCCTAATGCCGTGAGCTAAAAGCTCACGCTACTTGAGGTGCCGTCAGCTTATTTTATTCAAAACCACCTCAAGTAGTGTTCCCAATCACCTATAAGCACCCCAAGTAGCGTGGCCACAGGCCCAAAGCTGATAGCTGATAGCACCTCAAGTAGGGTGGCACAGGCTTCGACGCTGTGATTTTCGGGTATCCCATAGGCTGATACTTGAGGTGCTGATAGCTGAATACTTACGCCAAGTTTATTTACTCTTAAGTGTACTGCCATAGCAATCCATGTCGAAATGATTAGATTAGGAAGAGGAGTAACAGAAAATAGAGGGGGAATAATATCGCCAGAGTCTTCTTAATTTTTATGATTTTTATGAAATTTCAATTAAGATTGCTTAGGATTGCTATAATTAACTAAATTTCAATCAGGGTGCTTTACTACTATATAAGTAAGTCAGTAATATCTCTGTCGAGATAACTAGTCATAATTAGTGATATTACTGTGCAGTTTAATCAATATAGTTAACGAAAATACCTATGGTATTAAACGCAAATCAACTATCTGAAATAACTATTAAAATAACAGCTACCCTGACAGCAGAACCCTTAAATAAATCTCTTAACTTATGGATGGAAGAACTGAAAATTCCATCCAAAATTAACTTATCAAAATCTCATCAATCCGTTGAACAAATTCTTGATCATTCTAGTCTACTATCTACGAATAGAAATGGGTGCCCTGTCATCTGCTCGAGTTTTGAAGACTGGATCAAGTCTCCTGCCAATCAGCCATTATCACCAAATCACTCTAACCTAAGGTTAGCTACCAATTTTGATATTCTTAAAGCCGAGGCACTGCTAGCTAATCATAACGATTACCAATTACCAAACAATTTAGTAATTGTTCATGAAAATGAGCAAGAAACTGATGAGTTATATCAAGAAATATTTGAAAACAAGACCTACATTAAACATGGCATAACTATCCATGATGGCGATTGTATTTTTGATATAGGGGCAAACATCGGTATGTTCACCCTGTTTGCCCAGCAAATCTGTAAAAATGCCAGACTATTCTCCTTTGAAGCCTTACCAGACGTTTTTGAACTGTTGCAGATCAATGCATCACTGTATGGCTCCAATGCCAAAGTGTTCAATTTTGGACTTTCCAACCACTCAAAGACTATTTCTAGTATTATTCATCAACAGAACATTGAAAAAATTGATTTAC is from Moorena sp. SIOASIH and encodes:
- a CDS encoding FkbM family methyltransferase, which codes for MVLNANQLSEITIKITATLTAEPLNKSLNLWMEELKIPSKINLSKSHQSVEQILDHSSLLSTNRNGCPVICSSFEDWIKSPANQPLSPNHSNLRLATNFDILKAEALLANHNDYQLPNNLVIVHENEQETDELYQEIFENKTYIKHGITIHDGDCIFDIGANIGMFTLFAQQICKNARLFSFEALPDVFELLQINASLYGSNAKVFNFGLSNHSKTISSIIHQQNIEKIDLLKVNADQPQLDILAGIKEKDWEKIQQIVMEIDQITAGIKLKQITNLLQRKGYQLVIDQEVSLADTGVYRIYARRNNRLNQFS